A segment of the Triticum urartu cultivar G1812 chromosome 1, Tu2.1, whole genome shotgun sequence genome:
tgcatgcatgtgtgcgtacGCAGGTGCAAGATGTTCCCCGACGTGGAGGCCACCGCCGGCGCGGCCGCCATGGTCATGCCCACCGCCTCCCACAAGGGGTACGTATGCACCAGCAAACTAACCGCTCTTGTTTCACTGAAAGCATGGATATGAATCTCTGACTGACTGACTGACGGATCGATCGACCTGGTTGTGCGTGCGCGCAGGAGCTCCGGCGGGTTCGAGATGGCCGGCGGGGAGACCGGCGGCTGCGACTGCACCACCTGCAAGTGCGGCACCGCGTGCGGCTGCTCCTGCTGCAGCTGCAACTGAGCCGGCGCCCAGGAGGCCGGCCGGCAGAGGCGAGCACGAGGATGAGGAGGAGAAGCAAGCAATCATCATCACCACCACCCAGCATATCAGTACCACTAGCCGCCGCATGCGCTCGCGCGCGCGCTAAATAAAATAAAACCGTCATGTGTTCCTTAGTTCTGTACGCCTCGCGTGTAGTGTTCGACCAGTGTCCCTCCTCATGCCTCCACTTCTAGTGAATATATGGCGCCTCAACTTTGAACGATCCTGTCTCTGTTCTCCAACTGTCTCTGAATCTGAACGCCTCTGCTAAGAACTAAACTACTCACTACGCAAGTTAAGGAAACTGCTGGCAAAAGAATGTGCAAATAAACAGCAAATGGAAAACCAGTTAGCTCCTCTGATCCAGCGATCCTGATCGATATGAATGTGCAAACGAACGGATCTGGTGTGTGGGAGGAGTTCTTGCATGCTGTTGGCTACCTGAAGATCGATCTCTTCGCTTGCTCAACCTTGATGAACTCTGAACGAATGGCAAGAACGAACAGATTGCAGAAGAGGTGTCGATCGAGTGAACGCTGTGCCGAGCAGCTGGTTGTGTACAGTTGCGATGCACTCATGCACGACGATCATGATCATGGTGGTGAGTAGGCGCTAGGAGCTAGGAGTGCATGCAGTGCGGTGCGGTGAGGACAAGTTAGCTGGGTCAGCGACGATTGGGATAAGGACATGGGCACGGGCGGTGGCGAGGGCGACGCCTCTCGAGCTCTAGCTAGGTGGAGGTACGCAGAGGTAGAGGTCACATGCTGTGTCGCACTCACTCGCACGCCTACCTAACTCAGAGAACATACAAAACACCAACGGAAAGTCTTTCTGGGAGAGCATTCTTTCCTAACCTAATCATCGATCGGACGGACGTGCACGGGCGGGTGGCGTACCCTCCCTCAACCCATCGCTTGTTCTGCAGAATTTCTTTCTTCAGAAAGCTTTTTTATTTTTGGTAGTGTTACCCAGCTGACGTTCGGCGGGAGGAGGGTGGCAAGCGAACACTGATGACAGTCCTAGTTGTGAAGAAAGATCAAACAACAACACGAAAAATGTCTTCTCTGAAGAAACTGTCGTGTCGCTCTGAAGAAACTGCCATTCCCATCCATGCACAATCAAAAATATCATCTAAAACGTTCGCAAATGCCATCCTCTCAGGCAAACATTCGCCAGTTATGAGCGCCCTTTGTTTTTCCCAACcgcttctgcttcttcttctttttttctatTTCTAATTAATCATTTTAACCTAATTAACCACATGACCGGCTTTTTATTTTTTTGCGGGGTGAAAGGAGATTTTCGTTACCCAAGGAGGCTTGTCAGCCTTCGATAAATTTACAACAAATTTCATTCCCTAGCGCAACCACACTGCAGTGACGGAGGAACTACGGCCACACGCGACTAGCTCATGACTAACTTTATTCTGCGATCGTCTGCAATAAGTAAAAGAAATCGTCTACCACATGACCTGCTTGAAAAGTAAACCTTTGGAAAATTATGCTTTCGTCCCCTGCTGCAAAGCTGTTTCTCCAAATCAAAGTTGTTCCACCCAAGTGCAACTTCACAGTTGCTATTTTGGGCGATCAACCCTGTCTATGTTCTACTTAATTATCCGCCGGGCCAGTTCCCAATATTCCCAGAGAAAATGGTTTGCTTTCGCATCTCCGATTCCCCCACCACGCAATCATTTAACATGATTAATCTGGAATGAACGTGGAGTCAGAAGAGAGGACAACCAGGAGAAAGCAAGAACATGCGATGGAAGAAACCAAGGCATTTAGCATCCGGTAGTCCAATCGTGTCTAGGAATCCTGGTCCATGGTACACTCGTGCACCGAGTTCTTTTGCCTTGTTGCTGATCAGCATCAGTAAACAGTACGAAGTCATATTTGCACTGCTCAAGTTGCAACCAGACTACCAAATTATACTGATCCATCGGTAATAATATAAAGAATCATTTAAAAGCAAATGTCACCCTAGATCGTCTTTTaggtttttaaaaaaaataaaataaaatgataaaagattcaaaacaaattcGAAAAAATAGATGCCCACATGTTATGTGTTCTACCTGTTAGGAAAATTAACAAACAtaaattttgatttttttttttgcaaaaggCCGCCGTGTTTCGGTAAAATGgccataacttttgcatacgacctccgatgaaaaagttttttatatgaaaaatcatctacttgAAAAACTAAATCCGAATTTGATAGGCTATGCCTGTATTCGATTTTCTAGAATCCTCAAAAAACTAACAGAAAAAAGTTACgaggcttttaagatctggaggcAAAAAATttcgaaaaaataaaaaaaattagtagtGGCGCatctgcccatggtgcgccattactatcttcccgccttcaaaattcaaaataaatcaaaaaaagaagttagtaatggtgcacctgcccacgatgcgccattactatgccgtatatatggctgggcggggtcctctcctccttacctcttcattTTTCTCCTCCTCTCATCCACTCCAtctcccctcctctcctccactccatatCTCCTCTtctcctccaccatactcccctcgtcctctccggcgacctcctcctcctcctctccggcgatctcctcctccctcctctcctcccatcccctcacggtttctcctccctcctctccggtgagctcctccttcctcctctccagtgatctccccctccctcctctccgatgagctcctcctctctcctctcctcccctcccctcacggtttctcctccctcctctccggcgacctcctccttctctccggcgatgtaggcgagctcctcttcggtgacctcctcctcctctcagACGATGTAGGCGAgctcctctccggcaaaagaacgtacaagatccaaaaacgagaaaaaaatttgaaaaaatatcgtgcaaaaaaacgagcaaaaaaatagatccaaattcaaaattcaaaaatagcaatggcgcacggtgggggttagacggtgcgccacaactattttcccgccttcaaaattcagaaaaaaatcaaaataaagAAAGTTACCAGTGGCGCACCTGTAGgaatagtaatggcgcactacaaGGCGCGCCACTGTTACCtgcaatactaatggcgcaccagaggtgcgccattagtatttgttactagtggcgtggtaATAGTGTAGccaaaataggtgcgccactaacaGCCTTTTTTCTAGTAGTGGGATGCCAAACaaatatcattagattcatcataaGGAGTAGTTTAATATTTTATGTATTTAACATTGTAGATATAAATAGTTTTTACTACAAACTTagtcaaactttgcaaagtttgacttcaAAAATTTATACGCACTACATTATGAAACAAAGGGAATATAAAACAATGGCAGGACCATGACAAGATATGACATAATCACCTATGCTTATGATGATTAGGCGCTAGGCATGCATGCAGTATCCCTTGATGCAGAGACGGAGGGTGCTCCCCTCTTTTCGAAAGAAAAACATGCAGTATATGGTATAAAATAGGAGTTCGGCATTTTGGTGCTCAAGCTCATCTGCACCCGTCCagaaaaaaaatcacaaaaaattcaaaacaaatttAATAAATTTCAATCTTTTTTGCATGGTAGACAATTTATCACATGAGGCCCGCTCAAAATTTTAGCTAATTTTGACTTATGAGaagctctcagcaaaaaagacaaatcgggTCAGAACAGTAAATATTTTTACAGACTCCGAATTTGTTTTTTTTGCCGAGAGCTGCTCAGATGTCCAAATGATTTGAAAATTAGAGCATacctcacgcatcaaattatctaccacacacaaaaaatttgaatttttttaaatttttctactatttattttgattttttCGTAAGGGCAGGTGCAGCTGAGCCTGGGCTCAGAAGTGGATTACCGATAAAATAGTTGAATAGGTGATGATTCAAATAAGGACATGGAAATGGACAGGGGTGACGGTGACGCCTTTAGCTTCTACGTACTCCCTCcctcccaaaataagtgtctcaact
Coding sequences within it:
- the LOC125542795 gene encoding metallothionein-like protein 2C: MSCCGGNCGCGAGCKCGNGCGGCKMFPDVEATAGAAAMVMPTASHKGSSGGFEMAGGETGGCDCTTCKCGTACGCSCCSCN